GGGTCCTCACGCATAAAAATCGCAAAGTCCTGTAGAGCTGGACAAAAATTAAATCTGGTCAGAGATCCGGATAATCCTCACGATAAAAATGCCGTAAAGATCATGACAGAAGACGGAAGACAGCTGGGTTTCCTAGATGCATCGACTGCTGCAGAATTACAAGCAACATTAAAAGGAACATCAAATACCTTCAGCAGTACAGATGCAGCATTCGTCGAATCGGGGG
This genomic stretch from Xylanibacillus composti harbors:
- a CDS encoding HIRAN domain-containing protein produces the protein MKIEVAATTEVAQEKNFREFTVNIAGITYENDDGSSRIKIAKSCRAGQKLNLVRDPDNPHDKNAVKIMTEDGRQLGFLDASTAAELQATLKGTSNTFSSTDAAFVESGEFENDRRETKPYAKILVRKYYKSKTNK